From the genome of Microtus pennsylvanicus isolate mMicPen1 chromosome 17, mMicPen1.hap1, whole genome shotgun sequence:
gcagatctttgtgatttcaaggctagcctgattagtgaggtcagttcccaaatattcagtgatatgaagagaaacattgtctcaagaaactaaacttataaataaattaattctatttcttatgtgtCACCCGATACAAGGTTAATGCCATATgcctcagaggacaatgtgttacAAACTCTGAAATAGTTAGAGCACAGAATAGTGCAAGGAGGTTAAGATGCAGGGACAGGTCAGGATGGAGGAAAATATCAGGCGATCAAATGTCAGTTGATCAATGTTTGCTCAGGGAAGTAAAGGATTCTTTGCCAGCAAGAGAAGCCAttatttgagggttttttcttgaaaaccaagtgaaatctttgctactgatagctcagttagaagattaatatctcgatgatttagaattaaataagtaaatcataagaaagaagacaacacagGTATTAAAGGGGATAGAAAAAGACTGCTCTCACAGATTTTGGAAAAACTGAGGGTGAGTACATCCAAATGTTCTGATTCAGgaggaatcagggaaatgcatagtgAACCTCCAGTGGATGCCATTCAAGGCCGACTGGAAAAAGTGACCAATGCTGCTAATGGGAATTCACATTGAGGAATGCTATCTACTTCTGCTGGGGATTGGACGTTTTCCATCCTGACTGGCTGTCAGTGTTCCGGGACCACCAAAGCCTGCATCTGGCCCACCCCATGGTTCATGTGCACCTTCCCAAAGAACTCGGGACATTAGAGAGGCACTTGCCCGTCAGTGTTGATTGCAGCACTGTCTACAGTACATCAGGGAACCAGGCATGGTGTCCAACAGTGTTTCCATGGGTGAAAAACATGTGATGTTCGTAGACAGTCaagtctttgcagcaatagagaggctaaggttatgttgtttgcattatgtgtactcaacttgggtgtgatgagatggcttcttagacaagaacacttgattttctcgcagagtccccaggtcgaattcagagcacctcatgatggttttcagtctctcttaattccagactccagagacctgatgcccagatttggcctctgtgagcactccacacatttgttacacagtagctcatgtggacaacacacacacacacacacacacacacacacacacgagaaatgaacatgttaaatggataatttcaaagattgatacaatttgagataaacccagtaatccaaatcaacccatatcagaaagatacttgccttgaagaatttctttcaaggtaggatcttgattatgcatacatggactctatgtttcatatcatgaaaatgcaggcagatctctatggcagagtactgatgtttaaagggctcgtgtttgaggttcataatgggagaaagtgtggtgacagcaggagtgtgTTCAGTTTACAGTATACACTCTAGGAAACTTATCATGTTTAGTAACTctgacccgaataatcacacagaaaccacattaattacagtactgttcTGCCAATGACCCCAGCATATTCCTGgttaactctaacatcttaataaagccaagtaatattaatctgttctcaccgtgagtctgtgacctattggcaatgttctggcattcaggcatctttctccttcggcagctacatggcatctttttgagtttgcctgctttctctctatatctcagctcgaatttcctacctagctttgacctgctcagtcattggctgaaacagctttactcattaatgaccaatggtaataaaacatagtcacagcatacagaggggatttcCACATCATCCTAGGATCCTGAAAATTAAAGTCCAGGAAAATAATCTTATTGCCGCTAGAGCTTTTTGCTACAGCTTTAACATTAAATAAGTAGTACCACTGACTTATAGCATATGTTGTATCTATGTAACATGTATTATTACATAACTagtaaacataaattaataatagtaaagttctaaggaagacatcaaagccctctctatatactcatggataaaatcacagtcttaagtttctacagtcaattatagtgtcttcaaatatttataaatttataaactatgtctttccattcatatatatgcatatatctaaatcttattctgcattactatgtatgtatctacatatctacacattaggcTAAGCCTCTAAGcttcatgtatgcatgaatatctaTGTGTATCTACATCTTACCTGTGTATGATGAACAGCGTTGTGTCCCAAAGGTTTGGGAAGCACTTACCCTGCATAGccataatatcttgaaatttccatatctttctccctctgaaggaaaagctgtggttttcccagggagGTACACTTGGCAGCATTCTCTCGCTCCTGTTGAGCCCGCCTCTTCatggcctccctctctggcctctgctcttcagtgatgggctgtgagatgACTGGCCCTGGAATGTCCACTTTCCTCCATGGGATGGGTTGGCTACTGAAGTCTAGCAGCAGGTATTGGATTTTAGCTTTGGGAGATGAGAGGGCCTTGTTgctggcagcagaaagaggctCCCTGTGGAGTGAAGTGTGAGATGATGCTCTGTAGGGTGCAGGCAAAGAGGCAGCCGCCTGAGGCCTAGTGCAAGACTGGATGGGCTTGGTTATGTTGGCTCGTGTGGCACTGGTGCCGTTTGGCAGAGCTGGCTTGTCAGAGGCCATCAGTGATGTGCTGGCAGGAGCTGGTTGGGATGGCTTGAGcgtgggaggctgagctgagtgggAGTGAGGCCTCACTGGGTAAGCCACATTGGGCCTGCGTGAAGCCAGGGAGAGAAGCTTTCTAGAAACAGGTTTGGTTTGAGGCTTGTCCAGgactgggaaaggaagaggtACTAACTTGACCTTCTCATGTGGGGGCAGCTCATCCAGGGACAGAGATGGACACCGCTTGTGAGCACTGCTCCCTGGTCTCTGAATCTTGCCCGGGCTTTTGTCAAGGCTTTGGCCCTCACGTGGCATATCCAGCAGTGATGTGGTATCAGGACCCGTCCTGGGATCTTTGTTGCTGCTGAAGTTCAGCAGAGCCCGGGAGGAGGAGACGCCagttttcctctcactcttcttccccagtgggtgAAAGACCTGCACGGACGCCAGCATGTGCATGCCgaggtgagttcgaggcttcTTAAAGCTGTCATGGCTGAGCTCGGGTGgatttctcttcctcttggtcttggggatggcgggcttctcttctgccttgactctgtgactcaatggcttcagctcctctgttttcttggagctgttttctctggtctccttggccttttctttcccctgtgccCTTGCGACGCTGGGCCTCTTGGGTACAAATATCTGTGATTTGCTCTGCACGTGGTTGGCCATGTTGTCTATGGTTCCAGGATCATCTTCCTTCAGCATATCCTCGTGATGGGTTCTGGCCTGAAGAGCTCCATGAAACACATcagagactttctggctttccTTGATGTCTAGTTCAGATTGTCCATTAAAGATGCTGGTGCGTGACTGGGCCTGATCCCTCCTGATGTCTTTGGAGTCTTTGGTTTGGCTTGCAGTGTGATCTTCCATTTGGTCAAGGTCAGTGATGGAGTTtaagagttggggaaggtgaatatctgccaccagagtagtcatgtctgtaaagtcattgctagactccatgacactctgcagagcctcagggtcttccagaccaaggtcattgtttcccaaagtgaCATTTTGAGAAGCTAGCTTCTGTCTCAGGCTCCCAACATCACTGTAGTTCAAGGGCTGCTGCATGCCGGGGTGTGCTAAAGGGAGGGGTGATGCGTCTTGGTTACATTTTGTGCGCTCATAGGAATCCAGAGGTGTTGATTGCTCAGCATTCATTTCATCTgcattgttcttctgtgtcttttccaggcttggggctggaggcagggccaggaattcagaaggaCTGTGCATGAGGGCAGTTAATGACCTGTCCCCACTGACAGGTGCTGTCGTCATATGGGCATCCTGGGTGCAGGCATTGCTGAGGTCTGGATTCTGCAGCAGACACAGTGTCTGCTCTGAAGGTGTCAACCCCAGGGTCgtctccctctccaccactgaaagagaggaagttcaaagtcagtgcctggtaagtgagatgctacCCCCCCTTCAGTGCACCTGAGCACTGAGGATCCTGCAGCAGCGTTGCAGGCATTGCTATGAGTtctgctggaggagcagggaaagcagccctctttggagacacatagtaactactca
Proteins encoded in this window:
- the LOC142837121 gene encoding uncharacterized protein C2orf78 homolog; translation: MSENCQSVPFTGTECALQPSVPVLRNATPSAGSVCNFYGVCTPAVSSAWLLSSDSSTCCQQLTDSACLYQRAGTTMLTKPTDQNQISTSTFFYPMVERETTLGLTPSEQTLCLLQNPDLSNACTQDAHMTTAPVSGDRSLTALMHSPSEFLALPPAPSLEKTQKNNADEMNAEQSTPLDSYERTKCNQDASPLPLAHPGMQQPLNYSDVGSLRQKLASQNVTLGNNDLGLEDPEALQSVMESSNDFTDMTTLVADIHLPQLLNSITDLDQMEDHTASQTKDSKDIRRDQAQSRTSIFNGQSELDIKESQKVSDVFHGALQARTHHEDMLKEDDPGTIDNMANHVQSKSQIFVPKRPSVARAQGKEKAKETRENSSKKTEELKPLSHRVKAEEKPAIPKTKRKRNPPELSHDSFKKPRTHLGMHMLASVQVFHPLGKKSERKTGVSSSRALLNFSSNKDPRTGPDTTSLLDMPREGQSLDKSPGKIQRPGSSAHKRCPSLSLDELPPHEKVKLVPLPFPVLDKPQTKPVSRKLLSLASRRPNVAYPVRPHSHSAQPPTLKPSQPAPASTSLMASDKPALPNGTSATRANITKPIQSCTRPQAAASLPAPYRASSHTSLHREPLSAASNKALSSPKAKIQYLLLDFSSQPIPWRKVDIPGPVISQPITEEQRPEREAMKRRAQQERENAAKCTSLGKPQLFLQREKDMEISRYYGYAGVGEGGVPGTDTSGQTVHQLQSTILLVFHPAFTDEDATC